A region of Oryctolagus cuniculus chromosome 3, mOryCun1.1, whole genome shotgun sequence DNA encodes the following proteins:
- the TBR1 gene encoding T-box brain protein 1, whose translation MQLEHCLSPSIMLSKKFLNVSSSYPHSGGSELVLHDHPIISTTDNLERSSPLKKITRGMTNQSDTDNFPDSKDSPGDVQRSKLSPVLDGVSELRHSFDGSAADRYLLSQSSQPQSAATAPSAMFPYPGQHGPAHPAFSIGSPSRYMAHHPVITNGAYNSLLSNSSPQGYPTAGYPYPQQYGHSYQGAPFYQFSSTQPGLVPGKAQVYLCNRPLWLKFHRHQTEMIITKQGRRMFPFLSFNISGLDPTAHYNIFVDVILADPNHWRFQGGKWVPCGKADTNVQGNRVYMHPDSPNTGAHWMRQEISFGKLKLTNNKGASNNNGQMVVLQSLHKYQPRLHVVEVNEDGTEDTSQPGRVQTFTFPETQFIAVTAYQNTDITQLKIDHNPFAKGFRDNYDTIYTGCDMDRLTPSPNDSPRSQIVPGARYAMAGSFLQDQFVSNYAKARFHPGAGAGPGPGTDRSVPHTNGLLSPQQAEDPGAPSPQRWFVTPANNRLDFAASAYDTATDFAGNAATLLSYAAAGVKALPLQAAGCTGRPLGYYADPSGWGARSPPQYCGAKSGSVLPCWPNSAAAAARMAGANPYLGEEAEGLAAERSPLPPGAAEDAKPKDLSDSSWIETPSSIKSIDSSDSGIYEQAKRRRISPADTPVSESSSPLKSEVLAQRDCEKNCAKDIGGYYGFYSHS comes from the exons ATGCAGCTGGAGCACTGCCTTTCTCCTTCTATCATGCTCTCCAAGAAATTTCTCAATGTGAGCAGCAGCTACCCACATTCAGGCGGATCCGAGCTTGTCTTGCACGATCATCCCATTATCTCGACCACTGACAACCTGGAGAGAAGTTcacctttgaaaaaaattaccaGGGGGATGACGAATCAGTCAGATACAGACAATTTTCCTGACTCCAAGGACTCACCAGGGGACGTCCAGAGAAGTAAACTCTCTCCTGTCTTGGACGGGGTCTCTGAGCTTCGTCACAGTTTCGATGGCTCTGCTGCAGATCGCTACCTCCTCTCTCAGTCCAGCCAGCCACAGTCCGCGGCCACTGCTCCCAGTGCCATGTTCCCGTACCCCGGCCAGCACGGACCGGCGCACCCCGCCTTCTCCATCGGCAGCCCCAGCCGCTACATGGCCCACCACCCGGTCATCACCAACGGAGCCTACAACAGCCTCCTGTCCAACTCCTCACCGCAGGGCTACCCCACGGCCGGCTACCCCTACCCACAGCAGTACGGCCACTCCTACCAAGGAGCCCCGTTCTACCAGTTCTCCTCCacgcagccagggctggtgccCGGCAAAGCGCAGGTGTACCTGTGCAACAGGCCCCTCTGGCTGAAATTCCACCGGCACCAAACGGAGATGATCATCACCAAACAGGGAAG GCgcatgtttccttttttaagttttaacatTTCTGGTCTCGATCCCACGGCTCATTACAATATTTTTGTGGATGTGATTTTGGCGGATCCCAATCACTGGAGGTTTCAAGGAGGCAAATGGGTTCCTTGCGGCAAAGCGGACACCAATGTGCAAG GAAATCGGGTTTATATGCATCCGGATTCCCCCAACACTGGAGCTCACTGGATGCGCCAAGAAATCTCTTTCGGAAAATTAAAACTTACGAACAACAAAGGAGCTTCAAACAACAATGGGCAG ATGGTGGTTTTACAGTCCTTGCACAAGTACCAGCCCCGCCTACATGTGGTGGAAGTGAACGAGGATGGCACGGAGGACACCAGCCAGCCCGGCCGCGTGCAGACATTCACTTTCCCGGAGACTCAGTTCATCGCCGTCACCGCCTACCAGAATACCGAT attacacaactgaaaatagatcacaaCCCCTTTGCAAAAGGATTTCGGGATAACTATGACAC GATCTACACAGGCTGCGACATGGACCGCCTGACCCCTTCGCCCAATGACTCGCCCCGCTCACAGATCGTACCCGGTGCCCGCTACGCCATGGCCGGCTCTTTCCTGCAGGACCAATTCGTGAGCAACTACGCCAAGGCCCGCTTCCACCCGGGTGCAGGCGCTGGCCCCGGGCCGGGCACGGACCGCAGCGTGCCACACACCAACGGGCTGCTATCGCCCCAGCAGGCCGAGGACCCGGGCGCGCCGTCCCCGCAGCGCTGGTTTGTGACGCCGGCCAACAACCGGCTGGACTTCGCGGCCTCGGCCTACGACACGGCCACGGACTTCGCGGGCAACGCGGCCACGCTGCTCTCGTACGCGGCGGCGGGCGTGAAGGCGCTgcctctgcaggctgcaggctgcacgGGCCGCCCGCTCGGCTACTACGCCGACCCGTCGGGCTGGGGCGCGCGCAGCCCCCCGCAGTACTGTGGCGCCAAGTCGGGCTCGGTGCTGCCCTGCTGGCCCAAcagcgccgcggccgccgcgcgcATGGCCGGCGCCAACCCCTACCTGGGCGAGGAGGCCGAGGGCCTGGCCGCTGAGCGCTCGCCGCTGCCGCCCGGCGCCGCCGAGGACGCCAAGCCCAAAGACCTGTCCGACTCCAGCTGGATCGAGACGCCCTCCTCCATCAAGTCCATCGACTCGAGCGACTCCGGGATTTACGAGCAGGCCAAGCGGAGGAGAATCTCGCCTGCCGACACGCCGGTGTCCGAGAGTTCGTCCCCGCTCAAGAGCGAGGTGCTGGCCCAGCGGGACTGCGAGAAGAACTGCGCCAAGGACATAGGCGGCTACTACGGCTTCTACTCGCACAGCTAG